The Roseibium sp. Sym1 nucleotide sequence TATTGCCCATGTCGGCAACTGGGAACGGGACATAGCCACCAACGAAATCCGGGGTTCGGAAGAATTTTTCAGGATCATGGGCCTGTCGGCGGAGCTACCGGCGAAGGAAATACAGCAACAGATCTTTGCCCGCATACCGAGCCACGAGCATCATGCCGCCCTCGGCCTGGTCCGCAAGGCAATCGAGACCTGCAGCGAATTCGATGTCGAACATTCGCTCATCCAGGAAGACGGCGGTCAAAAACACCTGCATGTGCGGGGATATGTGCTTCCCGATGCGGACGGCCAGCCTGCGAAGGTGGTCGGTATCGTTCACGACATCACCGAACGCCGCCACGCGGAACGGCGCAACCAGCTGCTTGCCAGCATTCTGGAATCCTCCCTGAACGAGATCTACATCCTGAATGCCAGCACCTTCCACATCGAATATGCGAACCAGTGCGCGCTCGACAACCTTGGCTACAGTCTCGAGGAACTGAAGTCGCAGCGGATCTGGGACATCGATCCGGTCTATGACATGGCAACCGTGCGCCGTCACGTGGAGCCGCTGCTGGACGGCGTTCAGGTGAGCCTTTCGGTGGAAAGCGTGCACCGGCGCAAGAACGGCAGCGAATACCCGGTCGACCTGCGTGTTCAGTTGATGAAAGACCAGGACAGGGACCTCTTTGTCGCCATCGCAAACGATGTGTCCGAACGGGTACAGCGCGAAAACGAGACCCGTGAGGCCAAGGTCCGCGCGGAACGCCTGGCCTATTTCGACCCGTTGACCAAGCTCTCGAACCGGGCCGGCTGCCAGCGAGACGCCAAGATCCGGTTCGCCAGGGAGGAAAAGCCGGCGTTCCTGGTTCATGTCGACATGGACGGCTTCAAGAGGGTCAACGACACGCTCGGGCACCTTGCCGGCGATCACTGCCTGGAGGAGACCGGCCGCCGGCTCAGGGAAATCTGCCGCGGCCTGGGCACCGCCTATCGCTGGGGCGGAGACGAATTCGTCATCCTCGCCGAAAGCGGCAGCTCGGATCCCAACGAATTGTGCGAACGCGCACGCCGTCTCATGCGCCAGCCGATGGACTACAACGGCAACCGTTTCTGGCCCACGGTCAGCATGGGGCTCGCACTGTGTCCGGAAGACGGTGGCGACTTCGACACGTTGCTGGTCAATGCCGACCTGGCGCTTTACCAGTCCAAGGAAAACGGCAAGGATCGTTACACGTTCTTCAAGCCGGACATGCGCGCGGACAGCGAAACCGAGGCCAGACTGGAACGGGAGTTGAAGGACGCCCTCAAGAACGACGAGTTCTTCCTGGTGTTCCAGCCGCAGGTCAATCTCCGCTCCCAGGCCGTGACGGGTATCGAGGCCCTGGTCCGCTGGCAGCATCCCGAGCGCGGCGTGATCTCCCCCGGCGAATTTCTTCCGATTGTCGAGAAGTCCGGATTGGCGCCGATGCTCGGGGAAATCGTCATCGACAAGGCGCTGGCGGCCGCGCGGCACTGGCTTGACAGCGGACTGGATTTCGGACGCGTCTCCGTGAACGTCTCGCCTTCGCACCTGGCATCGGGAAAACTTCTGGAACACTTCAATGCGGCCATGTCCAAACACGAGGTCGGTCCGGAGCGGATCACGGCCGAGGTGCTGGAATCGGTCTTCCTCAACGATTCAAGATCCGGTCATCTGCTGACCCTCAAGCAATTGTTCGATCTTGGAGTGCATGTCGAACTCGATGATTTCGGAACCGGTTATGCGTCGCTGTCCCACGTCACGGACCTTCCTATCAACGGTCTGAAGATCGACCGCTCGTTCACGAAACAGATGCTGCAGGACGCCAAGAAGGAAGTCGTGGTCAACCAGCTGATTCATCTGGCCCGCTCCCTGAACATCGGCATTGTTTGCGAAGGGGTCGAGACGGAAGCGCAATACGACCGTCTGCGCATGATGGGTGACTTCTCCATTCAGGGTTACCTGATCGCCCGTCCGATGCCTTTCGACCAGGCAACCGACTGGATGTCGGAATCGGTAGACGACCTCTATTTTGTCATCTAGAGCGTTTTCCGACCCATAAGGGTCATTTGACCGAGACGGTTTGGCGCGCTGGCCAGGCGGGTCACGCGCGGTGGTGTTTCCCACCACAAGGGTGGGCCAACGACGCCGGCGCGCCAAACCGTCCGGCCCAATTTCAATTGTTTCTCATACGCATCCGGGCTGTTGCGGGTGAGAGTATCCGGCCCATCGGCAGCGTTGCGCCGCTTGCCCGATGCACCGCATCGCGCTTCGCGGCGCGCCTTGCCGACTGAACCGGATACACTCATCAAATGATCCTGATTGATCGGAAAACGCTCTAACCGTCCCCGCCCTGCCTCAGCAGCCTTTTGAATACCGGCTTCTCCCGGCATTTTCACATGCCGGGGGTTGGAAAACCGTTTTGGCCCACCACATAAAGTGAACAACGTTCACTATAAGGATGTGCCTCATGTTCAATCCCCACACTTGCCCAAGGATCGGTCTTGCCCTGGGCGGCGGGGGAGCCCGCGGGCTCGCCCATATTCCCGTCCTGGAGGCGTTCGACGACCTGGGCCTGAAACCGGCGCGGATTGCGGGAACATCCATCGGGGCCATCATGGGCGCGGTCTATGGTAACGGCCGCAGCGGCGAGGATATCCGGGACATCACGCGTTCGCTCTTCGCGGACCGCAACAGCGTCCTTTCCCGCCTGTGGCAGCTCAGGCCCAAACGCTTCGCGGACATGATCCGGTCCACGCCGGTCCAATTCGATCCTCAGCGGGTTCTGGAGGTGTTCATCGGTGAATACCTGCCGGAACGGTTCGAGGATCTCCAGATACCCCTGCGCATGCACGCCGCTGATTTCTACGGCTGCGAGGAAGTCGCCTTCGACAGCGGCCCGATTCTGCCGGCCCTTGCCGCATCGATCGCGATGCCGGCGGTTTTCCGTCCCGTCCTGCATGAGCGCCGATGCCTGATCGACGGCGGCGTTGTCAATCCACTGCCGTTTGACGGGTTGCGCGAGGACTGCGACATCGTTGTCGCGGTAGATGTGGTTGGCGCGCCCGTCCCCCGGGACGACAAGGACGACATCACCATGCTGGACTCGTTGTTCGGCTCGTCACAGATCCTGATGCAGACCATCACCAAGCAAAAACTGAAGATGGATCAACCGGATATCCTGTTGCGCCCGCCGCACGACCCGATCCGGGTCCTGGACTTCATGAAAGCGGAACGCGTTCTGGGCAACGCCGAATCCCTGAGAACCGTCGCCCGGGAACAATTGACAAGCCTGATAAAAGAACCAATGAAAGTTACTTGAAGGCAACATACGCACAATTGACCAGATAAATCGTTTTTATTAGAGCCGCTTTTGCCTTTAACAAAACATTAATAAAAATCCCAAATAATTTTCTTAATATATTAGGAGCAGGACAAATGCAGCCATCAGGATCGACAGATTTGGAATCATGTCCGGTGTCGGACGATTTGTTGAAACGGCTGCTCGAGACAACGCTGGGCGCGGTCAAGGATCTCGGACGCCAGCTGCCTGACAATCAGCGGGCCGCCCTGGCTGTCTATTGCTACCGCCGCGCCCACTTCCGCCGACTTGGCCTGGCACTGGCGGCCCTTTGCAGCCGCCATGCCCTGATCGCCGAGGCGGGACATGCCGGCGAGGTGATCTTCCGCCAGGCCAGCACGGGCACAGACATCGACAAGGACAACCGGCACAGGGGCCACAAGGCGCCCGTCAGCCTGCATGTGATCTGACATTTCCCTTCCGGGGCAGGTTCTTCCTCCCACCCGCCCCCACCTCAGGCAACCGCCTTCGCAGCATCTTGCGCGAGCCGGTTGCCTTTTCTTTTGGCACTTTGCCTCCCTGGCCTTCAGGAAAGCGGCAATCGCGGGTCAGACCGGACGCCGCGCCTTGCCACGACGTGTCTTCCCCCTACCCTTAAGCGGACAGACCAGACACGGGTGGCACATGATGGCTTCGTTTCTTTCCGTTCTTCTCCGGTTCCTCCACCGCCACAAGAGGCGTTCAGCAAAGATCCTGAGCGCCCCGGCCGGGCTGGCCCTGTTGCTTGCGGCGGTGTCGCCCGCCCAGGCCATTTGCCAGCTGGTCGCGCAAGCCCCTTTCAAATCGGCCCAGCCCGGCGAAATGCGGGTCTGGCAAGCGGCGATCCAGACCGGTGAAGTCCAGATCCGCTACATCGGTCATTCCACCTTCGAACTCGAGACGCCGAAAGGCATCCGGATCGCGACAGACTACAATGACAGCGTCCGGCCGTTCCTGCCGCCCACCGTGGCAACCATGAACGGCGCCCACAGCACCCATTACTCCCTCAGTCCCGACCCGAACATCGAACATCTGCTTTACGGCTGGAATCCGAAGGGCGGACCGATGGACCACGACCTGACGGTCGGGGATGTCCGCATACGGAACATTCAGACCAACATTCGCGGCTGGGACGGCGAGAGCCGGCGCCTCGGCAATTCGATCTTCATCTTCGAGGTTGCGGATCTGTGCATTGCCCATCTCGGCCACCTGCACCACAGGCTGACACAGGAGGACCTGACCCGGCTGGGTCAGATCGACGTGGTGTTCGCCGCGATCGACAACACCTCGACCCTGCGCCTCGACAGTCTGATGGAGGTCCTGGAAAGCATCGGCCCCGCGATGGTGATCCCGATGCATTTTCATTTTGCCGGCGCCCTGCAGGCGTTCACCGGGCGGGCCCTTGAGGCCGGCTATGAGGTCGTGCGGGCGGAAACGCCTTCCGTGATCGTCAGCCGGACCAGCCTGCCAATCAAGCCGACGGTCTACATCATGATGCCGGGCGGCGCCTGAACGGGAACGAGAGAGAGAGAGAGACGCGTCCGTCTCAGCCCTTGAAGCGCAGGAACAGGACCTGGCTGTCCCCGGCCTGCCGGGTGTCCAGACTTTCAAATGGCTGCGGAATGTCGACCTCGGCAGAGGCGCGTTCCTCCAGGACACAGAGCGCCCCCGGCTTCAGCCAGCCGCCGGCGGCGGCCGACGCCAGGGCCTTCTCGCCGAGCCCCTTGTCATAAGGCGGATCGGCGAACACAAGGTCGAACGGGGCGATCGTGCCGGCCGCGCCCATGCGCGTTGCATCGCGGCGGAAGATCTTCGCAACTCCGTTCAGCCCGAGCGTCTCCATGTTGCGGCGGATCACCCCGCGGGCCTCGGTGCCGTCCTCTATGAAGGTGCAGTGACCCGCGCCCCGGCTGATCGCCTCGAATCCGAGCGCCCCCGTGCCGGCAAACAGATCGAGCACGCGGACGCCGTCAAGGTCCATTTCCAGGCCGTGGGCCAGAATATTGAACACGGTCTCGCGCAGCCGGTCGCTTGTCGGCCGGGTTCCCTGCGACTTGGGCGTGGCCAGCGCCGTTCCCTTGAACCGTCCGGCAACAATTCTCACGAACGGTCTCCGCGCCGCGGGCCGCGTCCCCCCCTGGGCGGTCCGCGGCGGTCGTCCTTGTCACGGTCCGTGCGGCTCTGCTGCTGCTTGTCCTCGACGAGGCCGTCCTCACCCCAGATTTTTCGCGGCGGCGGCGACCGGCGTTCTTCCCCATAGTCCTTGCGCGGTTTCGGGCTGGACGTCATGCGGAAGCGCGAACGCGGCGACACCTTTTCCTGGCGCGGGCCGTTGTTCTTGCGCGGTCCCTGACCCGGACCCTTGCTCGGACCCTTGCTCGGGCCCTTGCCGCGCTCCTGCTTGCGTTCGGAGCGGTCTGCTTTGGCCGCCTTGCGGCGGTCGGTCTCGCTCTTGCCTTCGCGCGCGGTCATCCATTTGCCCTGCGCGGCGTCACGCTTGTCGCCGGTCCTGCCGCCACGCTTGTTGCCCGCCGTCTTCTTTTCCGGCTCCTGCTTGGGCGCATGGAAGATGGGAGCGTCGAAATCGGCACCGGCCTCCTCGGCCAACGCATCGCCAAGCTGATCGCGCAACACCCTGCCGCGGATCTCGCGGACATTGTTCTCCGGCAGGTCCATCAGCTGGAACGGGCCATAGGACAGCCGGATCAGCCTGTTCACCGTCAGGCCGAGATGCTCCAGCACCCGCTTGACCTCGCGGTTCTTGCCTTCGCGCAGGCCGACCGTCATCCAGACATTGTCGCCCTGCTCCTTGTCGAGCGTTGCCTCGATGGCGCCATAAAGGACACCCTCGATGGCAACGCCATCCTTCAGCCCGTCGAGATCGGCCTGGGTGACCTTGCCGAAAGCCCGCACCCGGTAACGGCGCAGCCACCCGGTCGAGGGCAGTTCGAGGACGCGTGCGAGCCCGCCGTCATTCGTCAGCAGCAACAGACCTTCGGTGTTGATGTCGAGCCGGCCGACCGTCAGAACACGGGGAAGATCTTCCGGCAGACGGTCGAACACCGTCGGACGGCCCTCAGGATCCTTGTTGGTGGTCACCAGGCCGCGGGGCTTGTGATAAAGCCACAGCCGTGTGCGCTCACGCATGGGCAGCGGCTCTCCATCCACCAGGACCTTGTCGTCGGCCGTGACGGTGATCGCCGGCGTCGTCAGCACCTTGCCGTTGAGCTGGACCCGGCCGTTCTCGATCCAGGTCTCGGCTTCCCGGCGCGAACACAGGCCCGCGCGCGCCATCACCTTGGCAATGCGCTCGCCGCGCCCGCCCGTATCGTCGCCGTCGCGGATCGCAGCCGGCACCGGTGCGGTCTTTTTGGGCCCGGGCCTCTTGCCGCCCGGTTTGCGTGAATCGCCGGGAGCTGAGCGGCGCTTGTCCGCCGCACGTTTGTCGCGTCCCTGGCCGTTTCCACGGCCCGGGCGATCGGAAGAATTTCTTGTCATCATGCGCGCGTCATAGCAGAGCTTGAGCCTTTCGGGAATCGCTTGTTTGCACCATCTGGCGCATGGGTCACCTGCCGAGGCCGCATGGCTCGCCACCACCGGGGCTGACGGCGAGAGCAAATCCAACTATGAAGGCAATGGCCGTCCCCTCCAATCCCGCGATGCGAATGCACATGAGCGCACCTGAGACACAGTCCCGACAAACCACCTTCATGGACCTGGCCATCGAAGAGGCGGAACGTGCCGCGGAGCGCGGCGAGGTCCCCGTCGGGGCGGTTCTGGTGCGGGACGGCCAGGTCCTGGCCCGTGACGGCAACCGGACGCTGGAGCTGAACGATCCGACCGCCCACGCGGAAATACAGGTGATCCGCGCGGCCTGCAGTGCACTGGGTTCGCAGCGCCTGCCGGACTGCGACCTCTATGTCACGCTGGAGCCCTGTCCAATGTGCGCCGGGGCGATTTCCTTCGCCAGGATCCGCCGTCTCTACTATGGCGCGGACGACGAAAAAGGCGGCGCCGTCGACAACGGGCCCCGTTTCTTCAGCCAGCCGACCTGTCATCACGCACCGGACGTCTATTCCGGGGTCAACGCGTCCGGAGCCGCGCAGCTCCTCAAGTCGTTTTTCCAGTCGCGCCGCTAGCCCGGCGCCACGTGGCACAACGGCAACACCGCCTGCAAAAACACGCGCGATGCCGGATTTCCCGCGCTCCATGGGGAGAAATTATCATGTACAGATATGATAATGGCGTCAGGATCGTTTCCATATGCCATCGGGGTATCACATGACACGTCTTGCCGTTCTTGGCGCATTCGCCGGTCTTCTTGCCGCGGCAAATCCGGCGCATTCCGCCGACCTGCCCGTGGCTCCCGAACCGGTCGACTACGTTCGCATCTGTGACGCCTACGGTGCCCGCTTCTACTACATTCCAGGCACCGAGACCTGCCTGCGGGTCGGCGGACGTGTCCGGACGGAGTTCCGGTTCCGCAATTTCGGCGAGGCCGAGAACGCCTGGGGTGACCGGGACACGGACGGCTACCAGTGGCGATCACGCGGATACCTTTATCTGGACGCCTACACGGAGACCGAACTCGGCACCTTGCGCGCCTTCATCGAGACCTACATGACGGTCACCAACGGCAACGAAACCTCAACGCTGGACAAGGCCTATATCCAGTGGGGCGGGCTTCTGGCCGGGCGCAACGGGTCAAATTTCGATTTCTTCACCGGTTACGCTTTCGGTGCCCAGATTTCGAGTTATTCCGACCAGAAAACCAACCAGCTTGCCTATACCCTCCCCTTCGGAGACGGTTACAGTGCGACTGTCGCGGTCGAGGATCAGGCGGAACGCACAACCAACATTGGCCTGAACGGCGGCACACTCGCCTATGGCGGTACCCGCATGCCGGATTTCGTCGCAGCGCTCGGCCTGAACCAGCGCTGGGGCGAGGTCCAGATCATGGGCGCGCTGCACCAGGTTTATCCGAACGCCACCTATAACGGTATCACCGGCAGTTCCGAGGATACACTCGGCTGGGCTGTCGGCGCCGGTGTCGAGATTGAATTCGGAGGGCTCGCCAATGGTGGCAGCGTGGTGCTGCAGGCTGTCTATACCGACGGCGCCAGCGGCTACGGCAATTCAAACTGGACCGGCCGCATCACCGACGCGGTCTGGAACGGCACCACCACCGAGAAGACCAAGACCTTCAACATTTTCGGCGGTGTCCACCTCGGGGTCACCGACACGGTCGCGGTCAATGTCGAAGGCGGCTACCACACGGTCGATGCCGGCCTCGGCGCCTATAACTTCGATCAGTGGACGGCAACGGCGAATGCCGTCTGGAATCCGGTACCGGGCTTCGAAATCGGTCCGGAAATCCAGTACCGCGACATCGACTACAGCAATGCGTCGGGCCTGAGCGACAGTTCCGAACTCTATGGCACCTTCCGGCTGCAGCGCACTTTCTAGGCTGTAGTGACAAAGCCCCGGATATTCGCCCGGGGCATTTTTTGTCCGACACAAGAAACTCTAGCCGGCCCGTCTCCGCCAGACGGACACCACTTTTTCCCAGAGACCGTTCACCCACAGATCACCGTGATCGACACCGTCCAGGATGACAATCTCCTTCGGCTGCGACGCAAGACCGAAGAGACGCTTGCCGTGCTCAACCGGAATGACACGGTCCGCGGTGCCGTGCAGGATCAGGACGGGTGACCTGACCCTGGTGATCCGCTCGCGGGTCGGCATCGGGTCCTTCATCAGCAGCCCGACCGGCAGCCACGGGTATTTTTCATATGCCATGTCCACCAGCGCCGTGTAGGGGGCCTCCAGGACAAGCAGATCCGCTTCGGGGCGTTCCGCGGCAACGGCTGTCGCAACGCCGGTGCCGAGGCTTTCGCCGTGCAGGATGATCGGCGCCCCGTCCTGTGCGGCCCGGTCGTAATGTTCCAGCGCGTCGGAGACCAGCGCCGCCTCCGACGGACTGCCGCCGCTGCCCGCGTAACCGCGATAGCTCGGCGCGTAGAGACCGAAGCCACTGTCCAGGATCTGCTTGAACCGCTTCCAGCGCGCCGACACATTCCGGGAATTGCCGTGCAGATACAGCACCGTCGGCGCGCCGTCCTCTGCCGGCGCGGCCCGCCATACCGTGACGTCGGTGCCGTCAGCCATTGCGACTGTTTCAACATGGACCCCTTCCAGCCCCTTTTCCGCTGGCGTGGACAGGTCACCGGTCGGAAGGAAGACGAAGCTGCGCTGGTTGAGATACATGTAGCCGGCGGCCATGGCATAGGCGACGGCGACCACGACGAAGAGGTTCCTGGACAGTCTCAGCGCACGCGGCCCGACGCCGGTTCGCCGGTTCGTGCCCCCCTCAGTGCTGCCGGTTTGCACGTCGGCCATGCCTTGTCTCCTTCGAATGCTCCACAAGGTTACGCATTCCATGCGTTTCCCGATCAGGAGCGGCCTATTTGCGGCCGAACAGCTTCTCGATATCGGTCAGTTTCAGTTCCACCCAGGTCGGTCTTCCATGGTTGCACTGGCCCGAGAGCGGCGTTGCCTCCATGTCGCGCAACAGCGCATCCATTTCCTCCGGCCGCATGCGCCGTCCGGCGCGAACGGACCCGTGGCAGGCCATGGTGGCGGCGACATGGTCGAGCTTTTCCTTCAGGCCGTCGGCCGTGTCCCACTCGGCAAGCTCGTCGGCCAGGTTTTGCACCAGGCCCCTGATATCCATGTCGCCCAGAATGGCCGGCGTTTCGCGGACCGCGATCGCCCCCGGCCCGAACGCTTCCAGCGACAGACCGACCTGCTCCAGGTCCTCCGCACGCTCGGCAAGCCTTGCGGCGTCCTCTTCCGGCAGTTCGACGATTTCCGGAATCAGGAGAATCTGACGCGCAACCTCCTTCTTCGCCAGCGCTTCCTTCAGCCGCTCATAGACCAGGCGTTCATGGGCGGCATGCTGGTCAACGATGACGACGCCATCGCCGGTCTGGGCGATGATATAGGTCTCGTGCACCTGGGCTCTTGCGGCGCCGAGCGGCAGTCGGGTCTTTTCGGTCTCGACCGGCACGTCATGGGCGCGCGCATCCGCGGACGGTGCGGCGAAATCCGCGAAACCGTTTTGCGGATGAAGACCGGGTTGCGGTGCCTCGGCAAAACCCGCGGCAGGTGCCCCGGCCGTTTCCAGGGGCCGAAAGGCGTCCGGGCTCCAGCGCGCCGCCGCCGCCGCTTGCCCATAGCTTCCGCCGTATCCACCCTGTCCCGCCTGTCCGGCTGGTGCCGACGGTTGGGGCCCGCCGGAATAGCTGCCGCCAGAATAGCTGCCGCCGGATGTGCCTCGAAGGGCGTCGAGCGCCACGGCGGCATTCGAGGTCGATGACCGGTGTCCCGCCTGGACCAGGGCGTGCTTGATCGCGCCGACCAGCAGGCCGCGAACGAGCTGGGCATCGCGAAAGCGCACATCCGCCTTGGCCGGGTGCACATTGACATCCACCTGGGCCGGATCGAGATCGATGAACAGCACCACGACAGGGTGCCGGTCGCGCGCCAGAACATCGGCATAGGCGCCGCGCAGACCGGAGAGCAGCAGCTTGTCCTTCACCGGACGACCGTTGACGAAAAAGAACTGGTGCTGGGCATTGCCGCGGTGATGGGTCGGCAGGCCTGCGAAACCCGACAGGCGCACGCCCTCGCGCGCGGCGTCGATCTCCATCGCGTTGTCGACGAAGTCCTTGCCGAGGATCTGGGAAATTCTCGCGAGATGCGGATCGGATCCGCGGGCTGCCGGCCAGCTCTGCGGTTGCCGGTCGGCGCCGGAGAGCGAAAAGCCGATTTCCGGATAGGCCAGCGCGATGCGCTTGACGATCTCGGTGATGGCCGCCGCCTCGGCACGGTCCGACTTGAGGAATTTCAGGCGTGCGGGCGTTGCGAAGAACAGATCACGGACCTCGACCTGCGTGCCCCTGGTGCGCGCGGCCGGGACAGGCGGCTGTTCCCTGCCGCCTTCCACCGCGATTGCCCAGGCATGATCCTCGTCCTTGTGCCGCGTCTGGATCGCCAGCCGGGCGACCGAACCGATCGACGGCAGCGCCTCGCCGCGAAACCCGAGCGTGCGGATATCGAACAGGTCGTCGTCCGAGATCTTGGAGGTGCAATGGCGGCGGATGGCGAGTTTCAGATCGTCCTGGCGCATGCCGGCGCCATCGTCGGCGACACGCATCAGGGTCTTGCCGCCCGCGGCGGTGACAATATCCACCTGCGAGGCTCCGGCATCGACGGCATTTTCAACCAGTTCCTTGATGACACTGGCGGGCCGCTCGATCACTTCGCCGGCCGCGATCTGGTTGATCACCTGTTCGCCAAGTTGCCTGACTGCCATGAAACTTCCTTTGACGCATGCAGCTTTCGCAGCGCGGTATGTTCCTATATGGTCCGCGCCGAGTTTGTCTCGATTCTTTCGCACAGCCTACCAGACCCACCTTGATCCGAGTGACCCGACATGACCGTTTCTGCACCGCTTCTTGTTGACGGGCTCAATGCCCTTGCGCCTTCCTACAAGGGCATCCTGTGTGATGTCTGGGGCGTGCTTCATAACGGTGTATCGGCTTTTGAAGGTGCGCACAAAGCCCTGAAGGCCTATCGCGAGGACACCGGCGGCAAGGTGGTCCTGATCACCAACGCCCCGCGTCCGGCAAAACAGGTCGGGGAAATGCTGGCCGAACTCGGAGTGCCGGACGGCACCTATGACGACATTGTCACTTCCGGGGACGTCACACGCGCCGTGCTGCAGGCCGAAGGCAAAAAGACACTGCTTCATATCGGTCCCAATCGGGACCAGCCGCTTTATCACAATCTCGAAGCGACCTTCACCCTGAAGGACGACGAAGCCGAAGGCATCAGCTGCACGGGACTGACCGACGACGAGGTCGAGACTCCCGACGATTACCGTGAGCGGCTTGAAAAGCTGGCCGCCCGGGGGCTGAAGATGATCTGCGCCAACCCGGACATTGTCGTGGAACGCGGCGACCGGCTGATCTGGTGCGCCGGTGCCCTTGCCCGTCTCTACGAAGATCTCGGCGGCGAAGTCGTCATCCTGGGCAAGCCGCATGCGCCGATCTACACGGCAGCCATGGAACGGCTGGCCAAACTGGCCGGCACCGAGGTGGCCAAGGAGGACGTGCTGGCGATTGGTGACGGCCTGCCGACGGATATTCGCGGCGCCGTCTCACAGGACATCGACGTGCTGTTCATCACCGCCGGCATTCACGCATCCGATTTCGGCCCGAGCGACGCTCCGGACGAACACCTCATCCGCCGCCGCCTCTCGGAAGAAGGCCTGCGCGCCCGCGCAGCCCTGCCGCGCCTCTGGTGGTAAAGCTCCACGCGGGCAGGAACCTGTCTCGGGTGCTTGTGCCCGCAAATGTCCGGGCTGCCAGCAGACCCGCCTGGCCTCACGGCACAGGACTCTACTGACATCACGATCGCGGAAGCGGCGGTGACCGCCCCCGCAAAACAAAAGGGCCCTCCGCCGGAGAGCCCTTCGAAATCTTGTCTTTGATGCCGGGTCAGTCGAACAGCTTGTCGATATCCGCCTGCGCGTCACCGAGCATGGCGTCGATGTCGTCCTGGGAGACGCCTTCGCCGGCATGCTGCGGGCCGTGCAGGATCAGTTCGCGCTGGCGGCGCTCCTCGTCAGTCTCGTTAAGGGCAACCTCGAGATCTGCCGGGATGCGCAGGTGTTCGATGAAGGAACTCACGCGCTCGTCGATATAGCGGAGTGTCGCCACGACCTTCGAAATGCGCTGTCCGGTGATGTCCTGGAAGGTGCAGGCCTCGAAAATTCCGATCATCTTGTTGCTGACCAGCTCCTGATACGCTTCCGCGTCGCTGGTATCCGCACCCATGATCTCCTCGGCCGCTTCCATGATGGAGTTGGTGGCCTCTTCCGTGGCCTCGACGATGGCGTCGAGTTCCCGCCCGGCATCCGGAATCTTGTTGCCGGTCATGTCATTGGCGCGCAACTGGGAGATTTCCTCCTTCATGCGCGTGATTTCCTTGGCAATCAGGGTCAGTTCTTCCGTGACGGCCGGCTGAACGGTCGACAGGAAATCATGCATGGAACCGGACATGACCTCGGCGAGGTGCATCACATCCGTGAGCGATACCTCGCCCTGCCGGTTCTTGTTTTCTTGCAGAAAGTCGATGACGCGGGCAATGTTTTCCTGCTTCATATTTGCCACCAGGTCCGGCCTTTCCATATGAGGCGTCCTCCCAAGAGCGATCCCGGAAGGAACCGCTATTACGTCGCGGATGCACCAAGACAGACCCGGCCTGCCTGCCCGGCAAGACCGTGCCGTTCTCTTGACACCCGTCTGGCACCGGCGGAGAGGCGGCTCGACACCGCGGCCCCGCCAGGTGCAAGAAATCAGTCGGAGAAGACCGCCTCGA carries:
- a CDS encoding bifunctional diguanylate cyclase/phosphodiesterase, whose translation is MRGLNARLDSLLDRWCADETCFEKPLRVVFLSFLALTVAALTLQNIVLEYRSLREPQVATMQTAERLLVHQRARGTEALTEAVAAVSADQDLVNAIRTKDQSEIRQVADRVFARKAADLKIAELAIFSAEQEPVYLARGTALANLHADSFQTELNANLFRQTNDIEFGPGNEIVVSILHPWIVDGKLIGYLKLALNIEQSLALASSAVNAQIVKLCEIGAAGEQGGGTLTYRVLGDLTPTGLDFDKVISGSNSVDGLDRFQFQDNRVFMVRNLPIPVISQEHVVRLVLVKDITRNVWAFLEGTLLSLMAGIGLALLAWAVVFRLLTRLQSSVRKTRLRLEAEVRDNTRKLEESAQQLTEAQHIAHVGNWERDIATNEIRGSEEFFRIMGLSAELPAKEIQQQIFARIPSHEHHAALGLVRKAIETCSEFDVEHSLIQEDGGQKHLHVRGYVLPDADGQPAKVVGIVHDITERRHAERRNQLLASILESSLNEIYILNASTFHIEYANQCALDNLGYSLEELKSQRIWDIDPVYDMATVRRHVEPLLDGVQVSLSVESVHRRKNGSEYPVDLRVQLMKDQDRDLFVAIANDVSERVQRENETREAKVRAERLAYFDPLTKLSNRAGCQRDAKIRFAREEKPAFLVHVDMDGFKRVNDTLGHLAGDHCLEETGRRLREICRGLGTAYRWGGDEFVILAESGSSDPNELCERARRLMRQPMDYNGNRFWPTVSMGLALCPEDGGDFDTLLVNADLALYQSKENGKDRYTFFKPDMRADSETEARLERELKDALKNDEFFLVFQPQVNLRSQAVTGIEALVRWQHPERGVISPGEFLPIVEKSGLAPMLGEIVIDKALAAARHWLDSGLDFGRVSVNVSPSHLASGKLLEHFNAAMSKHEVGPERITAEVLESVFLNDSRSGHLLTLKQLFDLGVHVELDDFGTGYASLSHVTDLPINGLKIDRSFTKQMLQDAKKEVVVNQLIHLARSLNIGIVCEGVETEAQYDRLRMMGDFSIQGYLIARPMPFDQATDWMSESVDDLYFVI
- a CDS encoding patatin-like phospholipase family protein, whose protein sequence is MFNPHTCPRIGLALGGGGARGLAHIPVLEAFDDLGLKPARIAGTSIGAIMGAVYGNGRSGEDIRDITRSLFADRNSVLSRLWQLRPKRFADMIRSTPVQFDPQRVLEVFIGEYLPERFEDLQIPLRMHAADFYGCEEVAFDSGPILPALAASIAMPAVFRPVLHERRCLIDGGVVNPLPFDGLREDCDIVVAVDVVGAPVPRDDKDDITMLDSLFGSSQILMQTITKQKLKMDQPDILLRPPHDPIRVLDFMKAERVLGNAESLRTVAREQLTSLIKEPMKVT
- a CDS encoding MBL fold metallo-hydrolase; this translates as MMASFLSVLLRFLHRHKRRSAKILSAPAGLALLLAAVSPAQAICQLVAQAPFKSAQPGEMRVWQAAIQTGEVQIRYIGHSTFELETPKGIRIATDYNDSVRPFLPPTVATMNGAHSTHYSLSPDPNIEHLLYGWNPKGGPMDHDLTVGDVRIRNIQTNIRGWDGESRRLGNSIFIFEVADLCIAHLGHLHHRLTQEDLTRLGQIDVVFAAIDNTSTLRLDSLMEVLESIGPAMVIPMHFHFAGALQAFTGRALEAGYEVVRAETPSVIVSRTSLPIKPTVYIMMPGGA
- the rsmD gene encoding 16S rRNA (guanine(966)-N(2))-methyltransferase RsmD — its product is MRIVAGRFKGTALATPKSQGTRPTSDRLRETVFNILAHGLEMDLDGVRVLDLFAGTGALGFEAISRGAGHCTFIEDGTEARGVIRRNMETLGLNGVAKIFRRDATRMGAAGTIAPFDLVFADPPYDKGLGEKALASAAAGGWLKPGALCVLEERASAEVDIPQPFESLDTRQAGDSQVLFLRFKG